The following proteins come from a genomic window of Brevibacillus antibioticus:
- a CDS encoding MFS transporter: protein MTASTGSLLRNKPYLLLLLVVFFMHMASYLVIPVFPVFLQKVRVLSLSQVGIILAAGSITYQIGSLVGGLMSDRWGKRSILAFGAFLQGCAMAGYHFSHSYGFFLLFSAVNGLGLGLLAPTIKAMIADEVDESQRTAAFSWRGILAHSGIIVAGLIITWMTAGGKQPFLVAAVVYGALAIFSRFILPDDRCVGTDCKQTPIKEYRHILTHRSFLLFSVISLLIWALYAQFAMILPLRGEHVLHSATMIGLIWTINSLSVVVLQGVISRFILQRINPYLSVTMGTILLGAGLTLMGWANHFLTLCGAAILFILCEMLFMPMLDSLVTHFAKEEWLGAYFGFSNFVSGLGTALGTGLGGAMVEKLGGVGSIYPWIGYGVITLFLAAILGLFVLYAIPRHKNAVLDSPTKTRKEEGAT from the coding sequence ATGACAGCCTCTACTGGATCTCTGTTACGCAACAAGCCTTACTTGCTGTTACTGCTAGTCGTCTTTTTCATGCACATGGCCTCTTATCTGGTCATTCCCGTCTTCCCAGTCTTTTTGCAAAAGGTACGGGTTCTTTCTCTCTCCCAAGTCGGCATCATTTTGGCAGCGGGAAGCATCACATACCAAATCGGAAGCTTGGTAGGCGGCTTGATGTCAGATCGCTGGGGCAAACGCTCCATCCTAGCCTTTGGGGCATTCCTTCAAGGATGTGCCATGGCAGGCTATCACTTCAGCCATTCCTATGGTTTCTTCTTGTTATTCTCGGCTGTCAACGGCTTGGGTCTTGGCCTGCTCGCTCCAACCATTAAAGCCATGATCGCGGATGAAGTGGATGAGAGCCAAAGAACCGCTGCCTTTTCGTGGAGAGGGATACTCGCTCACAGCGGGATCATTGTCGCAGGCTTGATCATTACGTGGATGACTGCGGGTGGGAAACAGCCGTTTCTCGTAGCTGCCGTTGTATACGGAGCACTTGCTATCTTTTCTCGCTTCATCCTTCCTGATGATCGCTGTGTGGGAACAGATTGCAAGCAAACACCGATTAAGGAGTATCGTCACATCTTGACCCATCGCAGCTTTTTGCTTTTCTCTGTGATCTCGCTCTTAATCTGGGCGCTTTATGCTCAATTCGCCATGATCCTGCCACTACGGGGAGAGCATGTCCTACATTCCGCTACGATGATTGGTCTCATTTGGACGATCAACTCGCTCAGTGTCGTCGTCTTGCAAGGGGTGATCTCACGTTTTATCCTACAACGCATCAATCCGTACTTGTCTGTCACAATGGGAACGATCTTGTTAGGTGCAGGGCTTACGCTCATGGGATGGGCAAACCACTTCCTCACATTGTGCGGGGCTGCGATTCTTTTCATTTTGTGTGAGATGCTGTTTATGCCGATGCTGGATAGTCTCGTCACTCACTTCGCAAAGGAAGAATGGTTGGGGGCGTACTTTGGCTTTTCCAATTTCGTCTCTGGGCTTGGGACGGCTCTTGGGACGGGATTGGGTGGAGCAATGGTTGAAAAACTAGGAGGAGTCGGTAGCATCTATCCGTGGATTGGCTACGGAGTGATTACACTGTTTTTGGCGGCGATTCTTGGTCTGTTTGTCCTATACGCCATCCCTCGCCACAAAAATGCTGTACTTGACTCCCCCACAAAAACTCGCAAAGAGGAAGGGGCCACATGA
- the refZ gene encoding forespore capture DNA-binding protein RefZ — MDQTKMRILSAAAKLFDVHGYKGTSVRQIASVAQVNSALISYHFEGKQGVLETLIASYFETLFRLLEELENGQDDIPAYQRLEQVVQLYLQFQCEHAPITRLIHRELSVESMLAREVMTLYMSRWKHGLSRVIEGGVVSGEFLPVSIDRTVLAMTSQMIYPFLQPQMVRQVYDLEPSSEEFVQWLQTSIMCYLRGFLLPA, encoded by the coding sequence ATGGATCAGACGAAAATGCGTATTTTATCCGCAGCAGCGAAGCTTTTTGATGTTCATGGCTACAAAGGAACCTCCGTAAGACAAATTGCCTCTGTTGCTCAAGTAAATTCCGCGCTGATTTCCTATCATTTTGAAGGGAAGCAAGGAGTCCTGGAGACGCTGATTGCTTCTTACTTTGAGACGTTGTTTCGCCTTTTGGAAGAACTGGAAAACGGGCAGGACGACATCCCTGCCTATCAACGATTGGAACAAGTTGTGCAGCTATATTTGCAATTTCAATGTGAGCATGCGCCTATCACGCGTTTGATTCACCGTGAGCTGAGCGTAGAATCCATGCTTGCTCGTGAAGTGATGACGCTATATATGAGCCGATGGAAGCACGGACTTTCACGTGTAATCGAGGGCGGTGTCGTCTCGGGGGAGTTTTTACCCGTCTCTATTGATCGTACAGTGCTGGCTATGACGAGCCAGATGATATATCCATTTTTGCAACCACAAATGGTTCGCCAGGTCTATGATCTGGAGCCATCTTCCGAGGAGTTCGTCCAATGGCTGCAAACCTCGATTATGTGTTATCTGCGAGGTTTTTTGCTGCCTGCTTAG
- a CDS encoding YtrH family sporulation protein produces the protein MAQVILTFFVAYGIVVGGALSGGVGAFLTEKPPLLSMAQLADQLKIWGLVGALGGTFDSFLQIEKILMGNLTPVFKQLVMIVVAFLGAHIGTICVHWLVQVRS, from the coding sequence ATGGCACAAGTCATTTTGACGTTTTTCGTGGCTTATGGCATTGTGGTCGGCGGCGCTCTTTCAGGTGGGGTGGGCGCTTTTCTCACAGAAAAGCCTCCGTTGTTATCTATGGCCCAATTGGCTGACCAGCTCAAAATATGGGGATTGGTTGGCGCATTGGGCGGAACTTTCGATTCGTTTTTGCAGATCGAAAAAATACTGATGGGAAATTTGACACCTGTCTTTAAACAGCTTGTGATGATCGTCGTTGCATTTTTGGGTGCCCATATCGGAACAATTTGTGTGCATTGGCTGGTTCAGGTGCGCTCATGA
- the codY gene encoding GTP-sensing pleiotropic transcriptional regulator CodY — translation MNLLEKTRKINVMLQKTMGGSGVGFQDLARLLSEVISANVYIITADGSILGSGMNQEISLQEEGRSSTQLQEGVHQKLLEVSQTLANEPITSPYSLVPKELNSVFPQMMTTIVPINAGGSRLGTLVLLRAYGQFETEDLILGEIGATVIGMKIVRQRTEQIENEVRDKTFAKIALSSLSYSEQIAIEKIMEQLDAREGLLVASQLADQAGLTRSVIVNALRKLASAGVLESRSLGMKGTYIKVLNDKFPSELAKWKTS, via the coding sequence ATGAATTTGTTAGAAAAAACGAGAAAAATTAATGTGATGCTTCAAAAAACAATGGGTGGCAGCGGAGTAGGCTTCCAAGATCTCGCAAGGCTTTTATCTGAAGTAATTTCTGCAAATGTTTATATCATTACCGCAGATGGCTCGATCCTGGGAAGTGGAATGAATCAGGAGATTTCCCTGCAAGAAGAAGGACGTTCATCCACGCAGTTGCAGGAAGGTGTACATCAGAAGCTGCTAGAAGTTTCACAAACCTTGGCGAACGAGCCGATTACCAGCCCGTACAGCCTGGTTCCAAAAGAGTTGAATTCGGTCTTCCCGCAAATGATGACGACGATTGTTCCTATCAATGCAGGGGGAAGCCGTCTTGGCACACTCGTCCTGCTGCGTGCTTACGGTCAGTTTGAAACAGAGGATCTGATTTTAGGCGAGATCGGTGCTACCGTGATCGGTATGAAAATTGTTCGTCAGCGCACAGAACAGATTGAAAATGAAGTGCGCGACAAAACGTTTGCCAAAATCGCTCTCTCTTCGTTGTCCTATAGTGAACAGATCGCGATTGAAAAGATTATGGAGCAATTGGATGCACGCGAAGGTTTGCTAGTAGCTAGTCAGCTGGCAGATCAAGCAGGTCTGACACGTTCTGTCATCGTGAACGCTCTTCGCAAGCTAGCAAGCGCGGGTGTGCTGGAATCCCGTTCGTTAGGGATGAAGGGTACCTATATTAAAGTGCTGAATGACAAATTCCCATCTGAATTGGCGAAATGGAAAACCTCATAA
- a CDS encoding M42 family metallopeptidase: MENKFQVELWNRLTQAPGAPGFEGPVREIMREYISSYTSELMYDNLGSIFGVMRGDENGPKIMVAGHMDEVGFMVTRISDKGFISFQTLGGWWGQVLLAQRVQIITDNGPVEGVISSIPPHVLSDDQRNRPMDVRNMYIDIGVDSREEAEQVGIRAGQQIVPVCPLQVMANPRRIMAKAWDNRYGCSLAVELAKELHEKQNHPNVVYVGATVQEELSGQRGAKTAAASIDPDLFMALDASPATDIPGVKDDGGKLGGGLLMRIYDPLYVMPVGLRELLISTCEEENIPYQIYVAKGGTDAGVVQYHGKGVPSAVIGIPSRYIHSHASIIDREDYEAAKRLLFSVIRKLDRATWESILPR; encoded by the coding sequence ATGGAAAATAAATTTCAAGTTGAACTGTGGAACCGTTTGACGCAGGCACCAGGAGCGCCTGGCTTCGAAGGTCCGGTACGCGAGATTATGCGGGAATACATAAGTAGCTATACAAGTGAACTGATGTACGACAATTTGGGCAGTATTTTTGGCGTTATGCGTGGTGACGAGAACGGTCCGAAAATTATGGTAGCGGGTCACATGGACGAGGTCGGCTTCATGGTCACCCGAATTTCTGATAAAGGATTTATTTCATTTCAGACGTTGGGAGGCTGGTGGGGGCAGGTCTTGCTCGCGCAACGTGTACAAATTATTACGGACAATGGACCAGTCGAGGGCGTAATCAGCTCGATCCCGCCGCATGTCTTGAGCGACGATCAGCGTAATCGCCCGATGGATGTACGCAACATGTACATTGATATCGGCGTGGATTCACGAGAGGAAGCCGAACAGGTAGGAATACGGGCTGGTCAGCAAATTGTACCAGTTTGCCCGTTGCAGGTCATGGCCAATCCGCGCCGCATCATGGCGAAAGCATGGGATAATCGCTATGGTTGCAGTTTGGCAGTGGAACTCGCAAAAGAGCTACACGAAAAACAAAATCATCCAAATGTCGTCTACGTCGGGGCTACTGTACAGGAAGAATTGTCCGGGCAGCGCGGCGCGAAAACGGCCGCTGCGTCCATTGATCCGGATTTGTTCATGGCATTGGATGCGAGTCCAGCCACAGATATACCAGGTGTAAAAGATGACGGCGGCAAACTCGGCGGTGGTCTGTTGATGCGCATCTACGACCCGCTGTACGTCATGCCGGTAGGATTGCGTGAGCTTCTTATCTCCACGTGCGAAGAAGAGAACATTCCGTACCAGATTTATGTGGCAAAAGGCGGGACGGATGCAGGTGTCGTTCAGTACCACGGCAAGGGAGTGCCATCTGCTGTTATTGGAATTCCTTCCCGTTACATTCACAGCCATGCTTCGATCATTGATCGCGAGGATTACGAGGCAGCCAAGCGTCTTTTGTTCAGTGTCATTCGCAAGCTGGACCGTGCGACGTGGGAATCGATTTTGCCTAGATAA
- a CDS encoding septation ring formation regulator EzrA — MKRKLFMLCLAGMLLYTNPAYATPFPDKKDEVVQDADNYLKKEDRTAFAKSLNGIPGSYKVVVVESTAPEAESPDIYAQKLFDNYNLADDALMIVLEINTEQLGIYAGPSLQAKGATMTLLHDKIASFYEAFRTQKQYLNGIQTVIAEVNRELSRIESKQVAAKPDATDASKAGESESSLALGGIPWWIYLVGAVFAGLSIGLIYAMIRRRAIFAQVDDVEDWKEELVEKINVIEVEKPLRRSSGMTEVRYHHLADKKENLLRIRIPDVEMMILDAEEACDRFRFTLALGMLNEAREAISKIEEELNELKTDTSKVAVTKQENKVVVPEIGKQVEQIERRLSDLRLEYGLSFHELKASLDEVDTMRKLVKTARAAGDDIAVYETTQKAQQVLEQVGQAMELIPKLVQRVKKEMPEEFKHLEEGIEQAARDGFDLKQDSLDNALLQAKQLVMSAKGALEEGSLERVLTHVKAFEVLIDATYQAIEDGVLARDEAAATANAEVEPQAEGNQGKDETEFAQEEKRAEVGAGEQDDSLQQVAAASAPVEPEIRTPEPTLASETEYSTSEEDLVAQQTKVEEERAARGKSSELSEAERSVLLQAIPQLFNKKAQKPAPAVKAEEPVYEEEYELVMPKSQPEQEEMIPEEEQTYLVIETEDDALDELERISNTLVRVRQQIKRSYLPGIPDQLKYMFEEVVQTLGRVQTIMEQYRYDLEEVAMLVQDASDLVSETERMAERIITTCQMAEGAIQYTNRYRRQNRQVNDLLTKAEISFRQLAFAEAYQLAEEARLVIEGVRVEEDNGWLLRRKKKG; from the coding sequence GTGAAACGAAAACTATTCATGCTCTGTTTGGCAGGCATGTTGTTATATACGAATCCGGCTTATGCGACGCCGTTTCCAGATAAAAAAGACGAGGTTGTTCAGGACGCTGACAACTATTTGAAAAAGGAAGACAGAACCGCCTTTGCAAAATCATTGAACGGCATACCGGGCAGCTACAAAGTCGTGGTAGTGGAAAGCACGGCACCGGAAGCTGAATCTCCAGATATTTACGCGCAAAAGCTGTTTGACAATTACAATTTGGCCGATGATGCACTGATGATCGTACTTGAAATAAACACCGAGCAGCTGGGGATTTATGCCGGTCCTTCTTTGCAGGCAAAAGGTGCCACGATGACATTGCTGCATGACAAAATCGCGTCTTTTTATGAAGCTTTCCGCACACAAAAGCAGTATTTGAACGGTATACAAACTGTAATCGCGGAAGTAAACAGGGAGCTAAGCCGCATTGAAAGCAAGCAAGTAGCAGCAAAGCCAGATGCGACTGACGCTAGTAAAGCGGGAGAGAGCGAAAGCAGCCTTGCACTCGGTGGCATTCCATGGTGGATTTATCTGGTTGGTGCGGTATTTGCTGGGCTATCGATCGGCTTGATTTACGCAATGATCAGACGCCGTGCTATTTTTGCCCAAGTAGACGATGTGGAGGATTGGAAGGAAGAGCTCGTTGAGAAGATCAATGTCATCGAGGTGGAAAAACCGCTTCGCCGTTCTAGCGGCATGACAGAAGTACGTTATCACCACTTGGCTGACAAAAAAGAAAATCTGTTGCGCATTCGTATCCCTGATGTGGAAATGATGATTCTCGATGCGGAAGAGGCTTGCGATCGCTTCCGTTTTACGTTGGCACTTGGCATGCTGAATGAGGCGAGAGAGGCCATTTCAAAAATTGAGGAAGAACTGAATGAGTTAAAAACAGACACTTCCAAAGTGGCAGTTACCAAGCAAGAAAACAAGGTTGTTGTTCCAGAGATCGGAAAGCAAGTGGAGCAGATAGAACGACGCCTGTCCGATTTGCGTCTGGAGTACGGATTGTCTTTCCATGAATTGAAAGCATCGCTGGATGAAGTAGACACGATGCGAAAACTCGTGAAAACTGCGCGGGCGGCAGGAGACGACATTGCGGTTTACGAAACCACACAAAAAGCGCAGCAAGTACTGGAGCAGGTAGGACAAGCGATGGAGCTCATTCCAAAGCTTGTGCAACGCGTGAAAAAGGAAATGCCGGAAGAATTCAAGCATCTGGAGGAAGGAATTGAGCAGGCCGCTCGTGACGGCTTTGATTTGAAGCAGGATTCCTTGGACAATGCTCTTTTGCAGGCAAAGCAATTGGTTATGTCTGCGAAGGGCGCTTTGGAAGAGGGCAGCCTGGAAAGGGTGTTGACCCATGTCAAAGCGTTCGAAGTGCTCATTGATGCGACGTATCAAGCGATAGAAGATGGCGTTCTTGCTCGTGATGAAGCCGCAGCGACAGCGAATGCAGAAGTTGAACCGCAAGCAGAAGGGAATCAAGGCAAAGATGAAACAGAATTTGCACAGGAAGAAAAGAGAGCAGAAGTAGGAGCGGGAGAACAGGATGATTCGCTACAGCAAGTAGCTGCGGCATCCGCACCTGTGGAGCCGGAGATTCGTACACCTGAGCCGACTCTAGCTAGCGAGACCGAGTATTCAACCAGCGAAGAAGATCTTGTAGCGCAGCAGACGAAAGTGGAAGAAGAGCGAGCAGCGCGAGGAAAATCCTCAGAGCTGAGTGAAGCTGAACGTTCGGTGTTGTTGCAAGCAATTCCTCAGCTTTTCAATAAAAAAGCACAAAAGCCTGCTCCAGCAGTCAAAGCTGAGGAGCCTGTGTACGAAGAAGAGTATGAACTGGTCATGCCGAAGAGTCAGCCTGAACAAGAAGAGATGATTCCGGAAGAAGAGCAAACGTATTTGGTCATCGAAACGGAAGACGATGCGCTGGATGAACTGGAGCGAATTTCCAACACGTTAGTCCGCGTCCGTCAGCAAATCAAGCGCAGCTACTTGCCGGGCATTCCGGATCAATTGAAATACATGTTTGAAGAAGTTGTGCAAACGTTGGGCCGCGTCCAAACGATCATGGAACAGTACCGCTATGATCTGGAAGAGGTAGCCATGCTGGTTCAGGACGCGAGTGATTTGGTCAGCGAAACAGAGCGGATGGCAGAACGTATTATCACAACTTGTCAGATGGCAGAGGGTGCCATTCAGTATACAAACCGTTATCGCCGCCAAAATCGCCAGGTCAATGATTTGTTGACGAAGGCAGAGATATCCTTTCGACAATTGGCTTTCGCGGAAGCCTATCAGCTTGCCGAGGAGGCTCGTCTAGTAATCGAAGGCGTACGAGTGGAAGAGGACAACGGTTGGCTTCTGCGTCGTAAGAAAAAGGGATGA
- a CDS encoding GNAT family N-acetyltransferase, which produces MAITLRKLAESSEIERLEEIEGKIWGPSTAIPYHMTLTMQKFGGLFLGAFDGEELIGFLYSFPGFTNGESHLCSHMLGFLPEYRKQGLGVQMKWLQKEEAAAAGYSKITWTYDPLETVNGVLNIAKLGGIVRTYLPNCYGHLDDDFNRGLPTDRFLVEWLIGSDRVESRQVGKNSTPSLEQAPDLLRLEIKDGIPHPIEIDLSREEPVVLLPVPAFFQDVKRADMTVASLWREMTRELFTAYFAKGYVVTNIIRGQSTVRYVLEKQPLTDILGASSSLS; this is translated from the coding sequence ATGGCAATCACGTTACGAAAGTTGGCCGAGTCCAGTGAGATTGAGCGATTAGAAGAAATAGAGGGGAAAATCTGGGGCCCTTCTACTGCTATCCCCTATCACATGACCCTCACCATGCAAAAGTTTGGGGGCCTGTTTTTAGGGGCATTCGATGGCGAGGAATTGATCGGCTTTTTGTACAGCTTCCCGGGCTTCACCAACGGAGAATCCCATCTTTGCTCGCACATGCTCGGCTTTTTGCCAGAGTATCGCAAGCAAGGGCTAGGTGTACAAATGAAATGGCTGCAAAAAGAAGAAGCGGCAGCAGCAGGCTATTCCAAAATTACATGGACGTACGATCCGCTTGAGACAGTAAACGGCGTTCTAAACATCGCCAAGCTCGGTGGAATCGTTCGAACCTATTTACCAAACTGCTACGGACACCTTGATGACGACTTCAATCGAGGACTGCCTACAGACCGTTTCCTCGTGGAATGGTTGATTGGAAGCGATCGTGTGGAATCACGTCAGGTAGGGAAGAACTCTACTCCCTCTTTAGAACAGGCGCCAGATCTGTTGCGTCTAGAAATCAAGGATGGTATTCCACATCCGATCGAAATCGATTTGTCACGCGAAGAGCCTGTGGTGCTGCTGCCTGTCCCTGCCTTCTTCCAGGATGTTAAACGAGCTGATATGACCGTCGCTTCCTTGTGGCGAGAGATGACGCGCGAATTGTTCACGGCCTATTTTGCCAAAGGATATGTTGTCACGAATATCATTCGTGGTCAATCCACTGTTCGCTACGTCTTAGAAAAGCAGCCGTTGACTGATATTTTAGGTGCCTCGTCCTCTCTATCCTAA
- a CDS encoding NAD(P)/FAD-dependent oxidoreductase, producing the protein MNRSQYKYDVIIIGGGPSGLMSAIAASGQGARVCLVEKGSKLGRKLIISGGGRCNVTNAKEQDELIKQMPGNGRFMYSALTQFGNREIIQFFEELGVALKEEDRGRMFPVTDKAVTVAQALIDLLKRQGATVLLNASVKEVLYSEDRVGGIMLQSGEKITAPCVIIAVGGCSVPQTGSTGDGYTWAKAAGHTITELYPTEVPLTANDSFIRDKSIQGLSLRDITMTLYAPNGKKINTQEGDMIFTHFGISGPASLRMGHYVSVSQRKYGAVPLSLTIDLMPDKTAEEITAESWQLIEEQPKKAVKNAIKGFLPERIIPVLLAIAGISDETTYSHMKKQEWSKFTSLIKAFPLTITGTLSLEEAFITGGGVSVKEIDPRSMRSKLMDGLYFAGEVMDVHAHTGGYNITIAFSSGYSAGTHSAQEAFEFFHENDV; encoded by the coding sequence ATGAATCGATCACAATACAAGTATGACGTTATCATCATAGGCGGCGGCCCCTCTGGGCTGATGTCTGCTATTGCTGCTTCTGGCCAAGGAGCGAGAGTTTGTCTCGTGGAAAAAGGCTCGAAGCTTGGACGCAAGCTCATCATATCTGGCGGCGGTCGTTGCAATGTAACCAATGCTAAGGAACAAGATGAATTAATCAAACAAATGCCAGGAAATGGCCGCTTCATGTACAGTGCGCTCACTCAATTCGGCAACCGAGAGATTATCCAGTTTTTTGAGGAGTTGGGTGTCGCGTTAAAAGAAGAGGATCGGGGCCGGATGTTTCCCGTCACAGATAAGGCGGTAACAGTCGCCCAAGCGTTGATTGATTTATTGAAGCGCCAAGGTGCCACCGTCCTTTTAAATGCCTCTGTAAAAGAGGTTCTCTATTCGGAAGACAGAGTCGGTGGCATCATGCTCCAGTCCGGTGAGAAAATCACCGCGCCTTGTGTGATTATTGCCGTCGGGGGCTGTTCTGTACCACAGACAGGGTCTACAGGCGATGGCTATACATGGGCGAAAGCAGCCGGGCATACGATCACAGAGCTGTATCCTACTGAAGTACCGCTTACAGCCAATGACTCTTTTATTCGCGATAAATCGATCCAGGGTCTGTCTCTGCGTGATATTACGATGACCTTGTATGCGCCGAACGGGAAAAAGATCAATACACAAGAAGGCGATATGATCTTCACTCATTTCGGAATATCAGGCCCCGCCTCCCTGCGCATGGGACATTATGTCTCTGTGTCGCAACGAAAATACGGAGCGGTTCCTCTATCTCTGACGATCGATCTCATGCCTGACAAAACGGCCGAGGAAATCACGGCGGAAAGCTGGCAGTTGATCGAGGAGCAGCCAAAAAAGGCCGTAAAAAATGCAATCAAGGGCTTCCTCCCCGAACGGATTATCCCAGTCTTACTTGCGATAGCAGGAATTTCGGATGAAACGACCTACAGTCATATGAAGAAACAAGAGTGGAGTAAGTTCACGAGCTTGATCAAAGCTTTTCCACTCACCATTACGGGGACGCTCTCTCTTGAGGAAGCATTCATTACAGGTGGCGGTGTGAGTGTAAAAGAGATCGATCCACGGTCGATGAGATCCAAGCTCATGGATGGGTTGTATTTCGCTGGAGAGGTCATGGACGTCCACGCCCATACCGGTGGCTACAACATCACCATCGCTTTTTCGTCTGGCTATTCTGCGGGTACACATAGTGCGCAGGAAGCATTTGAATTTTTTCACGAGAATGACGTTTAG
- a CDS encoding sporulation protein, whose amino-acid sequence MSMFKKLLASVGIGSAQVDARLEQDSLIPGDMVRGAVHIKGGDVAQEIDEIYMYVVTHYEREINDSKTKEECTLVKYRLSERVQLKPKEETVLPFAFQLPFETPLTMGRQPVYLRTGLDIKNAIDPGDSDFIEVRPHPLMSKVLDAVQQVGFQLYKVDCEYNRHLGRNHPFVQEFEFRPTGPYRSQLEELEVVFFLRDGELEVLLELDKRARGFMGAFEEAFNLDERYIRFRLTNADVNKHTHVIAEAIEALIKQQLR is encoded by the coding sequence ATGTCCATGTTCAAAAAATTGTTGGCTAGTGTAGGTATTGGCTCCGCGCAAGTAGATGCACGTCTTGAGCAGGATTCACTCATTCCCGGAGATATGGTCAGAGGTGCGGTTCATATCAAGGGAGGAGATGTGGCCCAGGAAATCGACGAAATCTACATGTATGTCGTCACTCACTATGAAAGAGAAATCAACGACTCTAAGACGAAGGAAGAATGCACACTTGTAAAATATCGTCTGTCTGAGCGGGTACAATTGAAACCGAAAGAAGAAACCGTTCTGCCATTCGCTTTTCAATTGCCTTTTGAGACACCATTGACGATGGGGCGTCAACCTGTTTACTTGCGGACAGGTCTCGATATTAAAAATGCGATTGACCCGGGGGATTCCGATTTCATAGAGGTTCGCCCACATCCGTTAATGTCCAAAGTGTTGGATGCTGTTCAACAGGTCGGATTCCAGCTGTATAAGGTAGACTGCGAATATAATCGCCACCTTGGTCGCAATCATCCGTTTGTACAGGAATTTGAATTCCGTCCGACAGGGCCATACCGCAGCCAATTGGAGGAGCTCGAAGTAGTCTTCTTCCTTCGCGATGGCGAATTGGAAGTTTTATTGGAACTGGACAAACGTGCGCGCGGCTTTATGGGAGCGTTTGAAGAAGCGTTTAATCTCGATGAACGCTATATACGTTTCCGCTTAACGAATGCAGACGTGAACAAACATACCCATGTCATTGCCGAAGCGATTGAAGCGCTCATTAAGCAACAGCTTCGCTAG